A region of Necator americanus strain Aroian chromosome I, whole genome shotgun sequence DNA encodes the following proteins:
- a CDS encoding hypothetical protein (NECATOR_CHRI.G1850.T1) — protein MVEWTVLSKHSEQQWPEDKNKDTSPQSNTVNYVIDSDTKPSKEEITIIEATKFSTWRNLLRVIITILTFIFNVESTSRRKHDLKSNYVKMATVSLFRQAQAHNPISEDQKRSRANVDEEAQLWRSGGRTSNSTLSSDANNPSYLGRNG, from the coding sequence ATGGTGGAATGGACCGTCCTTTCTAAACATAGTGAACAGCAATGGCCTGAGGATAAGAACAAAGACACTTCTCCCCAGAGTAATACGGTCAACTACGTCATCGACTCCGATACAAAACCTTCTAAGGAAGAGATCACCATCATAGAAGCTACTAAGTTCAGCACATGGAGgaaccttctgcgtgtgattATAACGATTCTTACATTCATCTTCAATGTAGAATCCACCTCGCGAAGAAAACACGATCTTAAGTCGAACTACGTCAAAATGGCAACAGTGTCGCTTTTCAGACAGGCACAGGCCCACAACCCCATATCTGAAGACCAAAAGCGAAGCCGCGCAAACGTCGATGAAGAAGCACAACTTTGGAGATCGGGAGGACGAACATCAAACTCCACATTGTCCTCCGACGCAAATAATCCATCCTACCTGGGAAGGAATGGATAA